A genomic window from Punica granatum isolate Tunisia-2019 chromosome 2, ASM765513v2, whole genome shotgun sequence includes:
- the LOC116193643 gene encoding uncharacterized protein LOC116193643 → MLHYFRGEVWAGIVLEIMQTTFNLLREFIWNFHLALFNARPTLSRILRQSMNELCDCTLNLLKCTISYEPYGSPSDRNRVPDLARKVVNVSDSLVKGPKTNSAAIKNALARVANDIGIVLREVENKAGSSTGQCDEEASTSNSEYTLEEKRTITELKICVVDDAFQLIKPLTHLVKIWNDAGGLSKTIGIMEGLLIRCISVRDRINEIKDCICPVREVDKIWEALKDMKSSASYLEKISVELGAMLAQLVLHPNGIF, encoded by the exons ATGCTGCACTATTTTAGGGGAGAAGTATGGGCTGGCATTGTGCTGGAAATTATGCAAACGACTTTCAATCTTCTTCGAGAGTTCATTTGGAACTTTCATCTAGCCCTGTTCAATGCGAGACCTACCCTTTCTCGAATACTCCGCCAGTCGATGAACGAACTTTGTGATTGCACCTTAAATTTGCTCAAATGCACCATCAGTTACGAACCTTATG GGTCTCCAAGTGATCGCAACAGAGTCCCTGATTTGGCTAGAAAAGTGGTCAATGTGTCTGACTCCCTCGTCAAAGGTCCGAAGACGAATTCGGCTGCAATCAAGAATGCCCTTGCACGGGTTGCAAATGACATCGGGATAGTCCTCCGCGAGGTGGAAAATAAAGCTGGATCCTCGACTGGCCAATGCGATGAAGAAGCTTCTACAAGCAATTCTGAGTATACCCTGGAAGAAAAGAGAACCATCACAGAGCTGAAAATTTGTGTTGTGGATGATGCATTCCAGCTAATCAAGCCACTGACCCATCTCGTCAAGATATGGAATGATGCCGGCGGACTTTCCAAGACAATCGGAATTATGGAAGGCCTGCTGATAAGGTGCATCAGCGTTAGGGATCGCATCAACGAGATTAAGGACTGTATATGTCCAGTCAGAGAGGTCGACAAGATTTGGGAGGCTCTTAAAGACATGAAAAGTTCTGCCAGTTATCTTGAAAAGATCTCTGTGGAGCTCGGTGCCATGTTGGCACAACTTGTCCTCCACCCGAATGGGATTTTCTGA
- the LOC116197631 gene encoding uncharacterized protein LOC116197631 isoform X2, giving the protein MRYQIFQRLCNQQQFGVLLIAHHADDQAELFIIRLSRNSGVLGLAGMALTSELFSKFMHSRIMDLNHGILVVRPLLDFTKEDLYEICRADRLDWVEDPTNRSPSYVRNRIRMSLQNFSSTSTFMSELQALISACRRTRIYVDKTCSDLISRSLTITDLGYAVIDLPVLNASKVDDISLAKFCSIVVQFISQRHRPVRGSTSKLLLNYIRTFPCKTSLTAAGCYLSPAPGSKGTKVLVCCSVNCPLPSKTELFCLEDSKEDHEDDFISNELQGIIDLANSYSDLYCPDASDVRFLDTSSSVLTEAKRLNMISESTYRSILSMQEEEMKRFKPKYDSDYERKSLVGSANSSEAKLLEPGQTGKFMNRFSISWRWHEEFAGNCCRSCLVGQNKVAVKVRHMEERDWLYLSQLSRDQSSENGLAKSCLDRAISAGHCLRFLKALPAAARKSLPVLVDSDGLLLSIPIIGFKHCPLLEVSCKWKPTVPLGGGHSSFI; this is encoded by the exons ATGAG GTATCAAATATTTCAGAGACTTTGCAATCAACAACAGTTCGGTGTCCTTCTTATTGCACATCATGCAGATGACCAG GCCGAATTGTTTATTATTAGGTTATCACGCAATAGCGGCGTGCTTGGACTTGCTGGCATGGCTTTGACCTCAGAATTGTTCTCCAAATTCATGCACTCTCGTATTATGGACTTGAATCATGGGATTCTTGTAGTTCGACCCCTTCTGGATTTCACCAAAGAAGACTTATATGAG ATATGTCGAGCGGATCGGCTGGACTGGGTAGAAGATCCGACAAATCGAAGTCCATCATATGTCCGTAACAGGATTAGAATGTCCTTGCAAAATTTCTCATCTACAA GCACCTTCATGTCCGAACTGCAAGCTCTCATCTCTGCTTGTCGAAGAACGCGCATATATGTAGACAAAACTTGCTCTGACCTGATAAGCCGGTCTCTAACTATCACGGAT CTCGGGTATGCAGTCATTGATCTACCAGTCCTCAATGCTTCGAAAGTTGATGATATATCGTTGGCAAAATTTTGTTCTATAGTTGTACAG TTCATCTCACAAAGGCATCGACCAGTTCGAGGTAGCACTTCAAAGTTGCTACTGAATTACATCCGTACATTTCCATGCAAG ACTTCCCTTACTGCTGCTGGTTGTTACCTTTCTCCTGCTCCGGGATCTAAAGGCACTAAGGTCCTCGTCTGTTGTTCAGTCAACTGCCCTTTGCCTTCGAAAACAGAACTGTTCTGTTTGGAAGATAGCAAAGAAGACCATGAAGATGATTTCATCTCAAACGAATTGCAGGGAATTATTGATCTTGCAAATTCATATTCAGATCTCTATTGTCCCGATGCATCAGATGTGCGATTTCTAGATACCTCAAGTTCAGTTCTAACTGAAGCCAAAAGACTGAACATGATCAGTGAGTCTACCTATAGAAGTATTCTCTCAATGCAGGAGGAAGAAATGAAACGATTCAAGCCCAAGTATGATTCTGATTATGAGCGAAAATCACTTGTGGGATCTGCCAACTCTTCTGAGGCCAAACTGCTAGAACCAGGTCAGACGGGAAAATTCATGAACAGATTCAGTATTTCGTGGAGATGGCATGAGGAATTTGCTGGTAATTGCTGTAGATCATGTCTGGTCGGGCAGAACAAGGTAGCTGTGAAGGTTCGCCACATGGAGGAGCGTGATTGGCTGTATCTCTCTCAGCTGTCGAGAGATCAGAGTTCAGAAAACGGTTTGGCCAAGTCATGTTTAGACCGTGCGATATCAGCAGGTCATTGTCTCAGATTTTTGAAAGCTCTTCCTGCGGCTGCTCGGAAGAGCTTGCCTGTCCTAGTCGATTCCGATGGACTTCTGCTAAGCATCCCG ATTATTGGCTTCAAACATTGCCCTTTATTGGAGGTATCATGCAAGTGGAAGCCAACAGTGCCACTTGGAGGAGGACACAGTTCGTTTATTTAA
- the LOC116196550 gene encoding probable chlorophyll(ide) b reductase NYC1, chloroplastic translates to MATVSTKLHIYAPQSFDCSAQLRDFPRTRLGFRRRWFPVRHRCRSFKGKEEGDREVESSRKFDDFEEDEVKLLKGRERGGILDQLRSAVLACSRADDVFKASIVKIEEVFSSIAVQVGRYIVTMMGTGVILAVGFQLSGGDPQMNELIWYSWLGGIIIGTMIGANMVLDEHCRAGPRNVVITGSTRGLGKALAREFLLSGDHVVIASRSPESVDLTVKELEENLQEGKLAASGSSRTGLAHAKVVGIPCDVSEPDDVRKLANFAVRELGSIDIWINNAGINKGFRPLLQFTDEEIKQIVSTNLVGSVLCTREAMHVMRNQPQGGHIFNMDGAGSGGSSTPLTAVYGSTKCGLRQLQGSLLKECKKSKVGVHTASPGMVLTDLLLSGSTIKNKQMFNIICELPETVARSLVPRMRVVKGSGKAINYLTPPRILLALVTAWLRRGRWFDDQGRALYAAEADRIRNWAENRTRFSFTDAMEMYAENTWVSVFSLSVVCAFIILSSTGGNSFPGT, encoded by the exons ATGGCCACTGTGTCGACTAAGCTCCACATATACGCACCTCAGAGCTTCGACTGCAGTGCCCAGTTGAGAGATTTCCCCAGGACCCGGCTGGGTTTCCGGCGCCGCTGGTTCCCGGTGCGGCACCGGTGTCGGTCGTTTAAGGGCAAGGAGGAAGGAGACAGGGAGGTCGAGAGTTCGAGAAAGTTTGATGATTTCGAGGAGGACGAGGTGAAATTGTTGAAGGGTCGTGAGAGAGGTGGGATATTGGACCAGCTGAGGTCCGCTGTTCTGGCTTGCTCGAGAGCGGATGATGTGTTCAAGGCTTCAATAGTGAAGATTGAGGAAGTGTTTTCCTCT ATTGCCGTTCAAGTGGGAAGATACATCGTGACAATGATGGGCACGGGAGTAATCCTTGCGGTCGGGTTTCAGCTTTCAG GCGGAGACCCCCAGATGAATGAACTGATCTGGTACAGCTGGCTCGGAGGAATTATTATCGGAACGATGATTGGTGCTAACATGGTCTTAGATGAACATTGTCGAGCAGGCCCTCGTAATGTTGTCATCACAGGGAG TACGAGAGGACTTGGAAAGGCTCTTGCACGCGAATTTCTTCTTTCCGGTGATCATGTGGTCATTGCTTCTCGAAG TCCTGAGTCTGTGGATTTGACTGTCAAAGAGCTCGAAGAGAATCTTCAGGAAGGGAAACTTGCTGCAAGTGGCTCATCCAGGACAGGTTTGGCGCATGCAAAAGTGGTGGGAATCCCATGCGATGTTAGTGAGCCTGATGATGTACGAAAGCTGGCAAATTTTGCTGTTAGGGAACTCGGTTCAATAGATATATGG ATAAATAATGCTGGCATCAATAAAGGATTTCGACCATTGCTGCAATTCACTGATGAAGAGATCAAACAG ATCGTCTCGACAAATTTAGTTGGGTCGGTTCTCTGTACGCGTGAAGCCATGCACGTCATGAGGAATCAGCCTCAGGGGGGACACATCTTCAACATGGATGGAGCAGGGTCAGGAGGGTCAAGTACTCCGTTGACTGCAGT ATATGGGTCAACAAAGTGCGGTCTTAGGCAGCTTCAGGGATCATTGTTGAAGGAATGCAAGAAATCTAAAGTCGGGGTGCACACAGCATCTCCTGGGATGGTTCTCACGGACTTGCTTCTGAG TGGCTcgactatcaagaacaagcaGATGTTTAACATTATCTGTGAATTGCCTGAGACAGTTGCCAGAAGTCTAGTTCCTCGGATGCGGGTTGTGAAGGGTTCAGGGAAAGCCATCAATTATCTTACTCCTCCGAGAATATTACTTGCTCTAGTCACTGCATGGCTGAGAAGAGGCCGCTGGTTTGATGATCAG GGGAGAGCCCTCTATGCAGCTGAGGCTGACCGGATCCGAAACTGGGCGGAGAACCGAACGCGGTTTTCCTTCACGGACGCGATGGAAATGTATGCAGAGAACACCTGGGTGTCTGTCTTCTCACTCTCTGTTGTCTGCGCCTTCATCATTCTCTCAAGCACTGGTGGAAACTCATTCCCAGGCACTTGA
- the LOC116197631 gene encoding uncharacterized protein LOC116197631 isoform X1, with product MAPTSTTAFAHSIPRLASASRLKLPFICHGPISCSSSSLVAARFLRNCVLQEPAQDMSTYREKFSQRMAMAGLKPHHRIALGVSGGPDSMALCVLAAAWKTAGPDSTTRTNGFIDGLLAIIVDHGLRLESGEEAKTVQQRVSDIGIRCEIARCEWTDGRLKQGHLQEEAREMRYQIFQRLCNQQQFGVLLIAHHADDQAELFIIRLSRNSGVLGLAGMALTSELFSKFMHSRIMDLNHGILVVRPLLDFTKEDLYEICRADRLDWVEDPTNRSPSYVRNRIRMSLQNFSSTSTFMSELQALISACRRTRIYVDKTCSDLISRSLTITDLGYAVIDLPVLNASKVDDISLAKFCSIVVQFISQRHRPVRGSTSKLLLNYIRTFPCKTSLTAAGCYLSPAPGSKGTKVLVCCSVNCPLPSKTELFCLEDSKEDHEDDFISNELQGIIDLANSYSDLYCPDASDVRFLDTSSSVLTEAKRLNMISESTYRSILSMQEEEMKRFKPKYDSDYERKSLVGSANSSEAKLLEPGQTGKFMNRFSISWRWHEEFAGNCCRSCLVGQNKVAVKVRHMEERDWLYLSQLSRDQSSENGLAKSCLDRAISAGHCLRFLKALPAAARKSLPVLVDSDGLLLSIPIIGFKHCPLLEVSCKWKPTVPLGGGHSSFI from the exons ATGGCGCCCACTTCAACAACGGCATTCGCCCATTCAATCCCCAGGTTAGCTTCGGCGTCAAGGCTGAAGCTTCCATTCATTTGCCACGGACCCATTtcatgttcttcttcttcacttgTCGCCGCTCGCTTCCTCCGCAACTGCGTCCTGCAAGAGCCTGCCCAGGACATGTCAACTTACAGGGAGAAGTTCTCCCAGAGAATGGCCATGGCGGGGCTCAAACCCCACCACCGGATTG CTCTGGGTGTGTCAGGAGGCCCTGATAGTATGGCACTTTGTGTGCTGGCTGCTGCTTGGAAAACCGCTGGCCCCGATTCCACTACTAGAACCAACGGGTTTATTGATGGGCTGTTGGCAATAATTGTCGATCATGGGCTTCGCTTGGAGAGTGGGGAGGAAGCCAAAACTGTGCAGCAACGGGTTTCTGACATTG GAATCAGATGTGAGATTGCCCGTTGTGAGTGGACTGATGGGAGGCTGAAACAAGGGCACCTGCAAGAAGAAGCCAGGGAAATGAG GTATCAAATATTTCAGAGACTTTGCAATCAACAACAGTTCGGTGTCCTTCTTATTGCACATCATGCAGATGACCAG GCCGAATTGTTTATTATTAGGTTATCACGCAATAGCGGCGTGCTTGGACTTGCTGGCATGGCTTTGACCTCAGAATTGTTCTCCAAATTCATGCACTCTCGTATTATGGACTTGAATCATGGGATTCTTGTAGTTCGACCCCTTCTGGATTTCACCAAAGAAGACTTATATGAG ATATGTCGAGCGGATCGGCTGGACTGGGTAGAAGATCCGACAAATCGAAGTCCATCATATGTCCGTAACAGGATTAGAATGTCCTTGCAAAATTTCTCATCTACAA GCACCTTCATGTCCGAACTGCAAGCTCTCATCTCTGCTTGTCGAAGAACGCGCATATATGTAGACAAAACTTGCTCTGACCTGATAAGCCGGTCTCTAACTATCACGGAT CTCGGGTATGCAGTCATTGATCTACCAGTCCTCAATGCTTCGAAAGTTGATGATATATCGTTGGCAAAATTTTGTTCTATAGTTGTACAG TTCATCTCACAAAGGCATCGACCAGTTCGAGGTAGCACTTCAAAGTTGCTACTGAATTACATCCGTACATTTCCATGCAAG ACTTCCCTTACTGCTGCTGGTTGTTACCTTTCTCCTGCTCCGGGATCTAAAGGCACTAAGGTCCTCGTCTGTTGTTCAGTCAACTGCCCTTTGCCTTCGAAAACAGAACTGTTCTGTTTGGAAGATAGCAAAGAAGACCATGAAGATGATTTCATCTCAAACGAATTGCAGGGAATTATTGATCTTGCAAATTCATATTCAGATCTCTATTGTCCCGATGCATCAGATGTGCGATTTCTAGATACCTCAAGTTCAGTTCTAACTGAAGCCAAAAGACTGAACATGATCAGTGAGTCTACCTATAGAAGTATTCTCTCAATGCAGGAGGAAGAAATGAAACGATTCAAGCCCAAGTATGATTCTGATTATGAGCGAAAATCACTTGTGGGATCTGCCAACTCTTCTGAGGCCAAACTGCTAGAACCAGGTCAGACGGGAAAATTCATGAACAGATTCAGTATTTCGTGGAGATGGCATGAGGAATTTGCTGGTAATTGCTGTAGATCATGTCTGGTCGGGCAGAACAAGGTAGCTGTGAAGGTTCGCCACATGGAGGAGCGTGATTGGCTGTATCTCTCTCAGCTGTCGAGAGATCAGAGTTCAGAAAACGGTTTGGCCAAGTCATGTTTAGACCGTGCGATATCAGCAGGTCATTGTCTCAGATTTTTGAAAGCTCTTCCTGCGGCTGCTCGGAAGAGCTTGCCTGTCCTAGTCGATTCCGATGGACTTCTGCTAAGCATCCCG ATTATTGGCTTCAAACATTGCCCTTTATTGGAGGTATCATGCAAGTGGAAGCCAACAGTGCCACTTGGAGGAGGACACAGTTCGTTTATTTAA
- the LOC116196937 gene encoding proline-rich receptor-like protein kinase PERK1, which translates to MSTPSPGTSPAPASPPPPANATAPPPATPSAPPPATPSAPPPSPPAAPPPVTPSPPPPATLSPPPATPSAPPPATPSSPPPPVTPGSSPPPPAVSSPPPSTTPSPPPPTSSNSPPSSTSSPPPPRTPSTTRSPPPPPSSSGAKSPPPPAAASSPSGSTVSTGLVVGIAIGGVVVLAVLTLLFICCKKKRRRDPDSGYYAPPPPPHGPKADPYGGPPQYWQQNAPPPADHMVAMPPKLTPPPGHNPNSLPHPPPPPPYMSSSGGSAGSGNYSGSDNPYPSPSPRMALGFSKSAFTYEELRMATDGFSDANLLGQGGFGFVHRGVLPNGKEVAVKQLKAGSGQGEREFQAEVEIISRVHHKHLVSLVGYCITGAQRLLVYEFVPNNTLEFHLHGKGRPTMDWPTRVKIALGSAKGLAYLHEDCHPKIIHRDIKASNILLDFKFEAKVADFGLAKLSSDVNTHISTRVMGTFGYLAPEYASSGKLTDKSDVFSFGVMLLELITGRRPVDTTNTYMDDSLVDWARPQLTRALEDGNFDSLVDFKLQNNYSHEEMARMVACAAACVRHSARRRPRMSQVVRALEGDASLSDLNEGIRPGHSNIYSSHGSSDYDTSQYNEDLKKFRKMAFASQEYGSSEYSEPTSEYGVHPSGSSAENTREMEMGRMKNSRGFSSGS; encoded by the exons ATGTCTACTCCTTCTCCGGGAACCTCTCCGGCTCCGGCCTCGCCCCCTCCCCCGGCCAACGCCACCGCTCCTCCCCCAGCCACCCCTTCCGCGCCTCCTCCCGCCACCCCTTCAGCTCCCCCTCCATCTCCCCCCGCCGCGCCGCCCCCGGTGACCCCGTCCCCTCCTCCCCCGGCTACCCTGTCTCCTCCGCCCGCGACCCCTTCCGCTCCTCCACCGGCCACTCCGTCATCCCCGCCACCGCCGGTGACGCCCGGTTCTTCCCCTCCGCCCCCGGCTGTTTCCTCCCCTCCCCCGTCCACCACCCCGTCCCCTCCCCCTCCGACGTCCTCCAACTCTCCCCCATCGTCCACCTCGTCTCCACCGCCGCCGAGGACGCCCTCAACAACGCGGAGCCCACCACCGCCACCTTCTAGCTCGGGAGCCAAGAGTCCCCCGCCGCCGGCTGCGGCTTCATCGCCGTCAGGCAGCACAGTGTCGACTGGCCTCGTGGTGGGAATCGCTATCGGCGGGGTGGTGGTGTTGGCGGTGCTGACTCTGCTGTTCATATGCTGTAAGAAGAAACGGAGGAGAGATCCCGACAGCGGTTATTACgctccgccgccgccgcctcaCGGTCCTAAAG CCGATCCTTATGGCGGGCCGCCGCAGTACTGGCAGCAAAACGCTCCTCCGCCCGCTGATCACATGGTGGCGATGCCGCCGAAGCTCACTCCTCCGCCAGGCCATAACCCCAATTCCCTCCCTCACCCGCCTCCACCGCCACCTTACATGAGCAGCAGCGGCGGCTCTGCTGGCTCCGGTAATTATTCAGGCTCGGACAACCCCTACCCTTCGCCTTCCCCACGCATGGCTCTGGGTTTCTCCAAGAGCGCATTCACATACGAGGAGCTGAGAATGGCCACTGATGGGTTCTCGGATGCAAACCTTCTTGGGCAAGGCGGGTTCGGGTTTGTCCACAGAGGAGTCCTTCCGAATGGGAAAGAGGTTGCAGTGAAGCAACTCAAGGCTGGGAGCGGGCAGGGAGAGCGGGAATTCCAGGCCGAGGTTGAAATCATTAGCCGAGTCCATCACAAGCATCTGGTGTCCTTGGTCGGGTACTGCATCACCGGTGCCCAGAGGCTGCTTGTCTACGAATTCGTCCCAAACAACACCCTTGAGTTCCACTTACATG GGAAGGGTAGACCGACCATGGATTGGCCCACGAGAGTGAAGATTGCTTTAGGATCCGCAAAAGGACTTGCCTATCTTCACGAGGATT GTCACCCGAAGATTATTCATCGTGATATCAAGGCATCTAATATTCTGTTGGATTTCAAATTTGAGGCCAAG GTTGCTGATTTTGGACTGGCAAAGTTATCTTCAGATGTTAATACTCATATCTCGACCCGAGTCATGGGAACATTCGG ATATCTTGCTCCAGAGTATGCCTCAAGTGGGAAACTCACCGATAAATCAGATGTTTTCTCATTTGGTGTTATGTTGTTGGAGTTGATCACTGGGCGCAGACCTGTGGACACCACAAACACTTACATGGATGACAGTTTGGTCGATTGG GCAAGACCCCAACTGACACGAGCTTTGGAAGATGGGAACTTTGACTCCCTAGTTGACTTTAAGCTGCAGAATAACTACAGCCACGAGGAGATGGCTCGTATGGTTGCTTGTGCTGCTGCCTGTGTTCGCCATTCAGCCCGTCGCCGGCCACGAATGAGCCAG GTTGTTCGTGCTTTGGAGGGAGATGCTTCCCTCTCAGACCTCAACGAAGGGATCCGACCGGGGCACAGCAATATCTACAGCTCCCACGGAAGCTCAGACTATGACACAAGCCAGTACAATGAGGACCTCAAGAAGTTCCGCAAAATGGCTTTCGCGAGTCAGGAATACGGAAGCAGCGAGTACAGCGAGCCCACAAGTGAATACGGAGTGCACCCTTCGGGCTCGAGCGCCGAGAACACCCGAGAAATGGAGATGGGAAGAATGAAGAACAGCCGAGGTTTCAGCAGCGGATCTTGA